From one Desulfurobacterium thermolithotrophum DSM 11699 genomic stretch:
- a CDS encoding nucleotidyltransferase domain-containing protein translates to MKLRAYTPDDYMKIVGRAIEKAVNKSCLIIFFGSILTDKFSRTSDIDVGVFCGAPLTPKEYVSVLEEIEKAPILREVDLVDLAKVDDERFLSSILERGKIWKSSRDLFQSWRDLKENEIPHFWC, encoded by the coding sequence ATGAAGCTTAGAGCGTACACTCCCGACGATTATATGAAAATCGTTGGAAGAGCTATTGAGAAAGCAGTTAACAAGAGCTGTTTAATAATCTTTTTCGGTTCAATTTTAACCGATAAATTTTCCAGAACATCTGACATAGACGTTGGAGTTTTTTGCGGAGCTCCTTTAACTCCTAAGGAATATGTTAGTGTACTTGAGGAGATCGAAAAGGCTCCTATTTTGCGTGAAGTGGATCTGGTTGATCTTGCAAAAGTTGATGATGAAAGATTTTTATCTTCGATTCTGGAAAGGGGTAAGATTTGGAAAAGTTCGAGAGATCTCTTTCAAAGTTGGAGGGACTTAAAGGAAAATGAGATACCTCATTTTTGGTGCTAA
- the rfbA gene encoding glucose-1-phosphate thymidylyltransferase RfbA, translating into MKAVILAGGSGTRLYPVTQAVNKHFLPIYNKPMIYYPLSLVMLLGIRDVLFIVNPTDLEDFQKLFGNGSKLGMNIEYQIQEKPNGLAEGLLLAKEFIGDDNICYMLGDNVFFGHDLVKIMVEAKREIEESGGAYVFGYYVKDPERFGIVEFDENGNVKSIEEKPKKPKSNFAVVGMYFYDNEAVEIAKNVKPSDRGELEITSVNEEYLKRGKLKVKLLGRGFAWFDAGTHDSFLEAGEFVATIEKKTGLMIGCIEEIAYRNGWIDREQLLKLAYPLRKTDYGKYLMELGG; encoded by the coding sequence ATGAAAGCGGTTATCTTAGCTGGCGGGAGTGGTACAAGACTTTATCCGGTTACACAAGCTGTAAATAAGCATTTTCTTCCTATATACAATAAGCCTATGATCTACTATCCTTTATCCTTAGTAATGCTTCTTGGGATTAGAGATGTTCTTTTTATTGTTAATCCTACCGATTTAGAAGATTTTCAAAAACTATTTGGGAATGGTTCAAAGCTTGGAATGAATATAGAGTACCAAATCCAGGAAAAGCCTAATGGATTGGCAGAAGGGCTCTTGTTAGCAAAAGAGTTTATAGGGGATGATAATATCTGCTACATGTTAGGGGATAATGTTTTCTTTGGACATGATCTTGTAAAGATTATGGTTGAAGCAAAAAGGGAGATTGAAGAAAGCGGTGGGGCTTACGTTTTTGGTTATTATGTAAAGGATCCTGAAAGGTTTGGAATTGTTGAATTTGACGAAAACGGAAATGTAAAGTCGATAGAGGAAAAACCTAAAAAACCTAAATCCAATTTTGCCGTTGTAGGTATGTATTTTTATGACAATGAAGCTGTGGAGATAGCGAAAAACGTAAAACCGTCTGATAGGGGAGAGTTAGAGATAACTTCTGTTAACGAGGAGTATTTAAAACGTGGAAAATTAAAGGTGAAACTTTTAGGGAGAGGATTTGCATGGTTTGATGCAGGAACTCATGATAGTTTTTTAGAGGCTGGTGAGTTTGTAGCAACGATTGAAAAGAAAACAGGACTTATGATTGGATGTATAGAGGAAATTGCCTATAGAAATGGGTGGATAGATAGAGAGCAACTTTTAAAACTTGCGTATCCTCTTAGGAAAACCGATTATGGGAAGTATTTGATGGAGTTGGGAGGTTAG
- a CDS encoding Uma2 family endonuclease, whose product MGLAEKYLPRYTFEDYRKWKGDWELIEGIPYAMAPSPFGVHQQVLMEIGRQILNQVKRCKNLCYVYPELDWIIDEETVLRPDLIVTCKKVEKYLKETPEVVFEIVSKSTAQKDEQLKFLIYEREKVDFYVLVYPSIKKLRVFSLKNEKFEKIFEGDEGSFKFTLKNGCSFTLEIGELFRE is encoded by the coding sequence ATGGGATTGGCAGAAAAGTATCTTCCACGATACACATTTGAAGATTACAGGAAGTGGAAAGGGGATTGGGAGCTCATAGAAGGCATTCCTTATGCAATGGCTCCTTCCCCCTTTGGAGTTCACCAGCAGGTTTTGATGGAAATAGGAAGACAGATCCTTAATCAGGTGAAGAGATGTAAAAATCTCTGCTACGTTTACCCTGAACTTGACTGGATAATAGACGAGGAAACCGTCTTAAGGCCTGACCTCATAGTAACCTGTAAAAAGGTGGAAAAATATCTTAAGGAAACTCCCGAAGTTGTTTTTGAGATTGTTTCAAAGTCAACAGCTCAAAAAGACGAACAACTTAAATTTTTGATATACGAAAGGGAAAAAGTGGACTTTTATGTTCTTGTCTATCCCAGCATTAAGAAGTTAAGAGTGTTCTCTCTTAAAAATGAGAAGTTTGAAAAGATATTTGAAGGAGATGAAGGGTCTTTTAAATTTACGCTGAAAAACGGATGTAGTTTCACACTCGAAATAGGAGAGCTTTTTAGAGAATAA
- the rfbC gene encoding dTDP-4-dehydrorhamnose 3,5-epimerase: MPFEFIRTEIPEVVIVKPKVFGDERGFFMETYKKSDFEKAGIDTDFVQDNHSKSVKGVLRGLHYQLEPKAQGKLVRCIKGKVFDVAVDIRKGSPTFGKWVGVELSSENKLMLWIPKGFAHGFLTLSEEAEIIYKVSGSEYSPEHDRSIRWNDPDIGIEWPLDGEPILSEKDKLAPFLKDAEINFVYKTTEVK, translated from the coding sequence ATGCCGTTTGAGTTTATAAGAACTGAAATACCAGAAGTAGTTATTGTAAAGCCAAAAGTGTTTGGTGACGAAAGAGGTTTTTTTATGGAAACTTACAAAAAGTCTGATTTTGAGAAGGCTGGGATTGATACCGATTTTGTTCAGGATAATCATTCAAAATCTGTAAAAGGGGTATTGCGAGGGCTTCACTATCAGCTTGAACCAAAAGCTCAAGGAAAACTTGTAAGGTGTATAAAGGGAAAAGTTTTTGACGTTGCGGTTGATATAAGAAAGGGGAGTCCAACATTTGGAAAGTGGGTAGGAGTTGAACTTTCATCAGAAAACAAACTAATGCTTTGGATACCGAAAGGTTTTGCCCATGGTTTTTTGACTCTTTCAGAGGAAGCTGAAATTATTTATAAGGTTTCAGGTAGTGAATATTCACCAGAGCACGATAGAAGTATAAGGTGGAACGATCCGGATATAGGCATAGAGTGGCCACTGGATGGAGAGCCTATCCTTTCTGAGAAGGATAAGTTAGCTCCGTTTTTAAAGGATGCAGAGATAAATTTTGTGTATAAAACAACGGAGGTCAAATGA
- the rfbD gene encoding dTDP-4-dehydrorhamnose reductase encodes MRYLIFGAKGQLGREFVKWLSGGLVESLKGKTVEWIGVGREECDISDLNQVLELFESTKPNVVVNCAAYNLVDKAEEDYVSAVKVNSVGVRNLAFACNRYRAFLVHYSTDYVFDGKKENALYIEDDKPNPLNEYGKSKLIGEEFIKEEIDNFLILRVSWVYGEGRQNFIYKLLKWAENNDYLKISYDEISVPTSTRTIVDVTLKALKEGLEGLYHLTNSGYASRYEWAKKVFKIKKVNKFIYPVSSEIFNLPAKRPKFSAMSNEKVSQELNIEIPSWEEELVDWLNRRMEE; translated from the coding sequence ATGAGATACCTCATTTTTGGTGCTAAGGGACAGCTTGGAAGGGAATTTGTTAAGTGGTTAAGTGGGGGATTGGTTGAATCGTTGAAAGGGAAAACAGTGGAATGGATAGGTGTAGGGAGAGAAGAGTGTGATATTTCGGATTTAAATCAAGTTTTAGAGCTCTTTGAAAGTACAAAACCGAATGTTGTTGTCAACTGTGCAGCCTATAATCTTGTAGATAAAGCTGAAGAAGATTATGTAAGTGCAGTGAAAGTAAATAGTGTTGGTGTTAGGAATCTGGCTTTTGCGTGTAATAGATATAGAGCTTTCTTGGTACACTACAGCACCGATTACGTATTTGACGGAAAGAAGGAAAATGCTCTATATATAGAGGATGATAAACCAAATCCTCTAAATGAATACGGAAAGAGCAAACTGATAGGTGAGGAGTTTATAAAGGAAGAAATAGACAACTTTTTAATCCTTAGGGTTAGCTGGGTTTACGGTGAAGGTAGGCAAAACTTTATCTATAAACTTCTAAAGTGGGCAGAAAATAATGACTATTTAAAAATTTCTTACGATGAAATATCTGTTCCAACATCTACAAGGACAATTGTTGATGTAACTTTAAAAGCATTAAAAGAAGGTTTAGAAGGTTTATACCATTTAACAAACTCTGGTTATGCTTCTCGCTACGAATGGGCAAAAAAAGTTTTCAAGATAAAAAAAGTTAACAAGTTCATATATCCAGTTTCCAGCGAAATATTTAACTTACCTGCTAAAAGACCAAAGTTTTCTGCTATGAGCAATGAAAAAGTCTCACAGGAATTGAACATAGAGATTCCAAGTTGGGAAGAAGAGTTGGTTGATTGGTTAAATAGAAGAATGGAA
- the rfbB gene encoding dTDP-glucose 4,6-dehydratase, protein MKLVVTGGAGFIGSEFVRQAVEKGLETVVVDKLTYAGDLERLKEVENKISFYKADITNREFIEHIFKAEKPDVVVHWAAESHVDRSILDATPFIETNVKGTQILLDVAKETGVNLFVNIATDEVYGELGEDGQFYEDTPLNPNSPYSVSKASADMLGRAYYRTYGLPVITVRPSNNYGYWQYPEKLIPVVILKALNNEPIPIYGTGENRREWLFVSDCAEAVFEIIEKGKPGEIYNVGSGEERRNIDVVKSILQILNKPEDLITFVKDRPGHDFRYSLNTEKIEKELSWKAKVKFEEGIEKTVKWYLKNLDWAKRKAEELHDYWKKVYR, encoded by the coding sequence ATGAAATTAGTTGTTACCGGTGGAGCAGGATTTATAGGAAGTGAATTTGTAAGACAGGCAGTAGAGAAAGGTTTAGAAACGGTTGTTGTTGATAAGCTTACGTATGCAGGAGACTTAGAAAGATTAAAAGAAGTAGAAAATAAAATCAGTTTTTACAAGGCAGATATAACTAATAGAGAGTTTATAGAACACATATTTAAAGCAGAAAAACCTGATGTTGTTGTTCACTGGGCAGCAGAAAGCCACGTGGATAGAAGTATTTTAGATGCTACTCCATTTATTGAAACAAACGTGAAAGGAACACAAATCCTCCTGGATGTAGCAAAAGAAACTGGTGTAAATCTCTTTGTAAATATTGCAACGGATGAAGTTTATGGAGAACTTGGAGAAGATGGACAGTTTTATGAAGATACGCCTCTTAATCCGAATTCTCCCTATTCTGTAAGTAAGGCTTCTGCTGACATGCTTGGAAGAGCTTATTATAGAACTTATGGATTACCGGTAATAACTGTTCGTCCTTCTAATAATTACGGTTACTGGCAGTATCCTGAAAAACTGATTCCCGTGGTTATCCTGAAGGCTTTAAACAATGAACCTATTCCCATCTATGGAACAGGTGAAAACCGTAGAGAGTGGCTTTTTGTTTCTGACTGCGCAGAAGCAGTGTTTGAAATTATAGAAAAAGGGAAACCTGGAGAAATCTATAACGTTGGTAGTGGAGAAGAGAGAAGAAATATAGATGTAGTCAAGTCAATACTGCAAATACTAAACAAACCTGAAGATTTGATAACCTTTGTAAAAGATAGACCAGGACATGACTTTAGATATTCTCTTAATACAGAGAAGATAGAAAAAGAGCTCAGCTGGAAAGCCAAAGTAAAGTTTGAAGAGGGAATAGAGAAAACGGTAAAATGGTATCTTAAGAATCTTGATTGGGCTAAAAGAAAAGCAGAAGAACTTCATGATTACTGGAAAAAGGTTTATCGTTAA